Sequence from the Gloeocapsopsis dulcis genome:
AAAGTCTTCTAGCGGCTCTTACCAATCAAACAAACACTTTGATTATTGTGACGGTAAAAGAGGTTAGAGGCTAGGGGCGGCGCTAATTGTCGGGTAGGTGACTTGTTAGTCATAATCTGTGAATAAGCTCAACTGCGATCAACCATGAATCAATTGACTTCATCTTTTGCTGTTCCAATTCCTACACAAGCTGAAGATAGCTTTGCAATTACCTTTGCACCTTTATCACTCGCAGAAGTTTATGCGCTTGCAGATGACGCTGCTAATGGGGCAATCGTTGTGATGAGTGGGATGGTGCGCAATCAAACGGATGGCAAACCAGTCGTATCTTTAGAGTATCAAGCTTACGAACCGATGGCGATGCAAGTATTCCGCCAAATCGCTGCAGAGATTCGTAAAACTTGGTCTGATGTCAATCGAGTTGTGATTCATCACCGCGTTGGACGCTTACACGTCGGTGAAATTAGTGTACTTGTGGCGATTGGTTGTCCCCATCGTTCGGAAGCATTTGAGGCTTGTCGTTATGCTATTGATACCTTAAAGCACAACGCCCCTATCTGGAAAAAAGAACACTCTCAAGATGGTTCAAGTAGTTGGGTCAGTATCGGTGCGTGTGAAACAGAAGAAGGGGCGAAAAATTGTTAGTTGTTGGATTATTTAAGTCCATCTCACAGATAAATCTTGGAGATTGTTGCTATCGGGCAACTCGACAACTCCATTCATAATTCGTATTCAAAATTCATAATTCATAACTCAAAAGTCCGCGCAGCGGCAACCCTACGTTCTTAATGTTGAGGTTTGTAACTATTTTTGTATACCAAGACACTAATCCTTTAGACTGATTTGCGATTGGACTATTGATATACAACTATATGCAGATACTCCACTCTGTTTGGCACGATGTTATCCTGTTGCTTTCTTTTATCGCTAGTATCCTTGGTTTAGTTTTGCTAGCTCAAACAAATCAAGCACCAGTCGAAGAGTTAGAAGAAACCGAACAAATTTTATTTAGAATGAGTTTTGCTTACTGGCTAGTGTATTGTATCGCTTGTAGTGCGCAAAAGCTGATCCTTCCAGATTGGGAAATTTTAGCCCTTAGTGTCAAATTAACCGCAGCGTTGTCTTACTTTTTGACTTTTGCTTGCATTATCTGTTTGCCACTGCATCGAGTTGCCGTACGACAAGTCGAAGAATAGCTATTCTGCGCAAAGTTATGAATAGAGTTAACTCAAAACTCAAAACTCAAAACTTTGAAAACGATAATAAATTTATTTATTCAACGCGATCGCGATCGCATCCTCAAGCTTATCCTGGCTCAATGTAGTCAGGATAAAGACTTCTTGTACAGTTTTACCTTGGCGCACAATCAGTTTAAATCCTCCCCGAATGGGAACAGAAACACGCAGTTGCATTCGGGGAATGTGACCTTTGACCCGCCCAATAACTCCTGGAGTGATGGTTTGAATGCCTTCAACTTTAGTCAGGCGTTCTAAAACAGGAATTAAACCAGAAATATGCGTGGAGTGGTTTAAGACTAACCTACCACTTGCGGGATTATTCATTAACTTATGCTGCCTCTAGTGGTGCCATTGTTAGATCTGCACGCCGGAGCTGCTGATGATAAAGTTCTGCTTGCTCTAAGGGACCTACCCAAACGATCGCTTGACCTTCATAGTGGATTTGATTGGTGAGTTCCCACGCGCGATCGCTGGTCATGCCAGGAATATATTTGGCAAGGCACTCAGCTACGTGCTCAAAGGTATTGAAGTCATCATTCAGCACGATAACTTTGTAGTTGGGATACAACTTTGGTGTAACTTGACTCGATTTCTCAGGAGCTACTGTTGGTGAGGCTGCCATGGCGTAAACACCTGTTGCAAATCTCGTAGTCATAAGCTAACTAAGCAAATTTTAAATAAGTGCAGTTTAAGTACCTAGTTTAACGAAAATTCTGGGTAAACTAAATATTTTCTATGCAATAGCAAAATACATTTAGCTTGTGGTATGATTTCGTTATAATAGGATATTTACTTGTTGATTGCTAAGCAAAACAACTTAATTATAAAATAAATAGTAACAGAAAGCCCTCAAAAAGTAAAGATTGAGGGAATTACTTGCTAAATTTTTACTGCCAATCGTCCCAAGCTTCATTAAAAATCGAAGTATCTGGGAAGGCTGTAGGATTACCATTTTGCGATAGGCGGCGCTGTAAGGCTTCAAGTTGCGGTTCAGGGAACGGGATTCTGGCGACAAGTTGATAAGGTGCGATCGCGCGTTCCAATGCAAAAGCGGCGGTAGTACCCGCAGCAGCACCAGCAGACCATTCAAAAGAATGTACGCGATAGGCAGCAGCTGCAATATGACTTACAGCGATACTTTTTCCAGACACAAGTAAGTTATCAATTTGTTGCGGAATCATTGCCCGCAGCGGAATTTGAAAAGGATATGCTTGACCTGCACCAAGACGTTCGCCAGGGCGCTCGATATTACCAGGAAGTTCCGCAGGGCTTTTGAGCATACAAGGATGGAAATCGATCGCATAGTGACCAATGCCGACAGCATCAGGATAAATCGTAGAGCGCGTACGCCGCATGACTTCTCTGGGAGGAACAGTTCCCGCAATGACTGCTACAGTTTCCAAGCCAGCTAATGCAGCTTTGAGGCTACGATAGTTTTGTGGCGATAAAACCAAGCGATAGTAACTATCACTATAATTACGACGAGAAATATCGATTTCGGATATAGCAAAACCTTGAGGATAGGCTAGGGTAGGTCGTCCTAGAATCCGCCGTCCTTCGCGCATATAGGGATACTTAGATAATCCGTGTGCTGTTCCCATCGGTGAATCAAGTCCTGCGAGGTAGCGGTTATTCGGATGTGGTTCCTTTACCCCACCACCAAGTTGCGAATCGGTAGTTCCCGCAACAAGCCAATGAAAAAAGCCTTTGGCATGTTCTTCACCTTTACGTAAAGTTTCTACCCGCAGTCCGCCCAGCCAACCACCAGGCTGCATCTGTCCCGTAGCTTGTAGTTGGTTACGAGTATAAATCAAGTTATCTGCAGCCGTACCAGGGCGGTAGTCATTGCCCCAAGTCCAGTTTTGCATGGAAATGTCCCCTGGAGTAGGAACGGTAAACGAAATACCACCAAAGCGCATATCTTCGCCTTGGCGCGGACTCCAGATGCGACGGTAAGTAAAGACTAAGGGAAAGCTTGCAAGTCGCGGTAATTCATAACTGTAGTAACTTGCATACTGTTGATAAAATGGCGGTTCTACGTGTCTTTGTGGCTGTTCAGTCGCCTCCATTGCAAAGGTATAAGTAAAACCTTGAGTGCAATAAGGATCGTTAGTCGCGCTGGAAGAAGATGGTTCAAGATAAGAACGCGGATCGATACCTAAGCGATAAGGAACATCTGCTAGTGCAATCAGTTCGCCCGTTTCTGTTGCATCAATTACGTACCAATTGGGAGCAGAACCAGTCTCGCCCCTATTTCTAGCAGGGACAAATCGCACGATATTTTTGGTAAACAAGCGCGAGTTTTGGTAATTATACGCATCAGTAATTGTTTGCGATAGCGGATAAGTGTTAAGTAGTGGCGCACCATTGGCGCGTTCATGCTGAATTGCGATCGCACTTTGGATGCGTTTTTCGGCACCTGTTTGGGCTGTTTGTAAATCTTTGATGACGGTTGCAGGAAACCATTTAAACTGTCCTCGACCTTTTCTTGCAGCGTCGCGCAACATTTCCGAAAGAATAACATGACCATCACGCGGTAGAAAGCAAGAATCACTTACCCAACAGTTACCAGGATCTAACTCGCCGTACTTACGTTCAATGCGCCGACGTAACTCTAAATAACCACGCGAGTAAAATAATTGCCTGCGTTGGGTTGGTCGTTCGTCAAGTGCGGAGGTTCCTTGCGCGGAAATTTGTCCTCCTACCCAGTCAGTGATTTCGGTTAAACAAACTGTTCTTCCTGCTAACAAGGCTTCATAAGCTGTCGCCACGCCAGCAAGTCCTCCTCCAGCAACTAATAGTTCACACTCCACTGTTTGATCCGGAGTTCGAGGCGGTGCAGCAAAGGCAATTGGAGTAAAAGAGGCGATGAAAGTTGAAATTAAAGTCAGACTAACAAGCGATCGCTTCATATTTCAGGTAGCTTAGCTCCCTAAGTCTAAGTAGCCCCTAGACGTTAGCATCTTGAAAATGTCCATCGCAAGCAATTCCTGACGATTCACGCACAACGAGTCTTGTCCCCAAAACTTTAGACGTTTTAGTTACAGATTTACTCAATAATAATTCCGCTGCAAGTACTCCTTTTTCAATCAGTGGTTGTTGAACTGTAGTAAGTCTTGGTCGAATTTGCCAAGCTAATGGAATATCATCGAAACCTACGATTGATAAGTCTTCTGGAACTTTTAACCCGAGTTGCTGTGCA
This genomic interval carries:
- a CDS encoding molybdenum cofactor biosynthesis protein MoaE — encoded protein: MNQLTSSFAVPIPTQAEDSFAITFAPLSLAEVYALADDAANGAIVVMSGMVRNQTDGKPVVSLEYQAYEPMAMQVFRQIAAEIRKTWSDVNRVVIHHRVGRLHVGEISVLVAIGCPHRSEAFEACRYAIDTLKHNAPIWKKEHSQDGSSSWVSIGACETEEGAKNC
- a CDS encoding DUF2103 domain-containing protein; protein product: MNNPASGRLVLNHSTHISGLIPVLERLTKVEGIQTITPGVIGRVKGHIPRMQLRVSVPIRGGFKLIVRQGKTVQEVFILTTLSQDKLEDAIAIALNK
- the clpS gene encoding ATP-dependent Clp protease adapter ClpS, encoding MAASPTVAPEKSSQVTPKLYPNYKVIVLNDDFNTFEHVAECLAKYIPGMTSDRAWELTNQIHYEGQAIVWVGPLEQAELYHQQLRRADLTMAPLEAA
- a CDS encoding FAD-dependent oxidoreductase; protein product: MKRSLVSLTLISTFIASFTPIAFAAPPRTPDQTVECELLVAGGGLAGVATAYEALLAGRTVCLTEITDWVGGQISAQGTSALDERPTQRRQLFYSRGYLELRRRIERKYGELDPGNCWVSDSCFLPRDGHVILSEMLRDAARKGRGQFKWFPATVIKDLQTAQTGAEKRIQSAIAIQHERANGAPLLNTYPLSQTITDAYNYQNSRLFTKNIVRFVPARNRGETGSAPNWYVIDATETGELIALADVPYRLGIDPRSYLEPSSSSATNDPYCTQGFTYTFAMEATEQPQRHVEPPFYQQYASYYSYELPRLASFPLVFTYRRIWSPRQGEDMRFGGISFTVPTPGDISMQNWTWGNDYRPGTAADNLIYTRNQLQATGQMQPGGWLGGLRVETLRKGEEHAKGFFHWLVAGTTDSQLGGGVKEPHPNNRYLAGLDSPMGTAHGLSKYPYMREGRRILGRPTLAYPQGFAISEIDISRRNYSDSYYRLVLSPQNYRSLKAALAGLETVAVIAGTVPPREVMRRTRSTIYPDAVGIGHYAIDFHPCMLKSPAELPGNIERPGERLGAGQAYPFQIPLRAMIPQQIDNLLVSGKSIAVSHIAAAAYRVHSFEWSAGAAAGTTAAFALERAIAPYQLVARIPFPEPQLEALQRRLSQNGNPTAFPDTSIFNEAWDDWQ